One Brevibacillus choshinensis genomic window carries:
- a CDS encoding sigma-54 interaction domain-containing protein: MTKAKPRVLLINKMETVSHLFVNNLKLFFGERIEMDAHFGLNPIEQNRIDRADLILSADIKLLQGQPMPPDHIPVLVARRTIDLNNLDRLMDLKPGTRCLFVSNTFEMVEGAIELLRHLGFSHLTFIPYVPDTDIPLPEKEEVDYAVCHGLPELVPAHFDRIIELGHRPLDLTTIFDIARLLDLSPEKANLYTAEFISDFVRMGRKLTDSANNERQLNEKLESILNAVHEGIIATDAFGNITLINEEAEKILKLPSVEIIGRRVQDVLPEFQVNVVLDSHSEAANQLTPFRNLYLLVTQIPMMLDGQVLGLVITFQDVTKVQQLEQEIRKKSTQLGLMTKYSFDHIIGCSQSTQVNKQVAMKLAESDFTILITGENGTGKEVFAQAIHQHSIRRDGPFVPVNFAGLTESLVESELFGYEEGSFTGARKGGKMGLFELAHNGTIFLDEIGDAPLSIQAALLRVLQERQVMRVGGHRVIPVNVRVIAATNRNLVEMIRKGAFREDLYYRLNVLPLQIPPLRDRGEDIMVLIDHFLQKKNKVLTFVPEVTDLLLKYSWPGNIRELENFIHYAVVIADGNRVELRHLPEPILQAAATEPLSSEQGEIEETIGFLARHGSLHEYESILQILYSCSKRQERIGRQALNALLPVPMTDAQIRQKLLNLSRTGCLEVGVKKQGTRLTTYGFRLLESLKTRV; the protein is encoded by the coding sequence ATGACGAAGGCGAAACCACGTGTTTTATTAATCAACAAGATGGAGACAGTATCCCATCTCTTTGTAAATAATCTCAAGCTATTCTTTGGCGAACGAATCGAGATGGATGCTCATTTTGGCTTGAATCCGATCGAGCAGAATCGAATCGATCGAGCCGACCTCATTCTCTCGGCCGACATCAAGCTGCTGCAAGGCCAGCCCATGCCTCCCGACCATATCCCGGTCCTGGTGGCGAGACGCACCATTGACCTGAACAATCTGGATCGTCTGATGGACCTGAAGCCCGGGACGCGCTGTCTCTTTGTATCCAACACGTTCGAAATGGTCGAGGGTGCGATCGAGCTGCTGAGGCATCTCGGCTTCTCCCACCTCACCTTCATTCCTTATGTGCCAGACACGGATATTCCCCTTCCGGAAAAAGAAGAGGTAGACTACGCCGTTTGCCACGGATTGCCGGAGCTCGTCCCTGCGCATTTTGACCGGATCATCGAGCTGGGGCATCGGCCGCTGGATTTGACGACGATCTTTGATATTGCTCGCTTGCTTGATTTGTCTCCAGAAAAGGCAAACCTCTACACCGCGGAATTCATCAGTGATTTTGTGCGCATGGGGCGGAAGCTGACGGACTCCGCGAACAACGAGCGGCAGCTGAACGAAAAGCTCGAGTCGATCTTGAATGCCGTACATGAGGGAATTATCGCGACGGATGCCTTCGGGAACATCACCTTGATCAATGAAGAAGCGGAAAAGATTTTGAAGCTGCCGTCCGTCGAGATTATCGGCAGGCGCGTTCAAGACGTTTTGCCCGAATTTCAAGTGAATGTTGTGTTAGACTCTCATTCCGAAGCTGCGAACCAGCTTACCCCCTTTCGAAATCTTTACCTGCTAGTCACGCAAATCCCCATGATGCTGGACGGGCAAGTATTGGGCTTGGTCATCACCTTTCAGGATGTAACCAAGGTGCAGCAGCTCGAACAAGAAATCCGTAAAAAGAGCACGCAATTGGGACTCATGACCAAATACTCGTTTGATCACATCATTGGCTGCAGTCAGTCTACACAGGTCAACAAGCAGGTCGCGATGAAGCTGGCCGAAAGTGATTTTACCATCCTCATCACCGGAGAAAACGGCACGGGGAAAGAAGTGTTTGCCCAAGCGATCCACCAGCATTCCATTCGCAGGGACGGCCCTTTTGTTCCTGTCAACTTTGCGGGGCTCACAGAGAGCTTGGTGGAAAGCGAATTGTTCGGATACGAAGAAGGATCGTTTACAGGGGCGAGAAAAGGAGGAAAGATGGGGCTGTTTGAACTCGCCCACAACGGGACCATTTTTCTGGACGAGATCGGGGATGCGCCACTCAGCATTCAGGCTGCTCTGCTCCGTGTCCTTCAGGAGCGGCAGGTGATGAGAGTGGGCGGGCATCGGGTCATTCCTGTCAATGTGCGGGTGATCGCGGCCACAAATCGAAATCTGGTCGAGATGATTCGAAAAGGTGCGTTTCGCGAGGATTTGTACTACCGTCTGAATGTATTGCCGCTGCAAATACCTCCATTGCGGGACAGAGGCGAGGATATCATGGTGTTGATCGATCACTTCCTGCAAAAAAAGAACAAGGTCCTCACGTTTGTACCGGAAGTAACGGATCTTCTCCTGAAATACAGCTGGCCCGGCAACATCCGTGAGCTGGAAAACTTCATTCACTACGCAGTCGTCATTGCGGACGGCAATCGCGTGGAGCTGCGTCATTTGCCGGAACCGATTCTTCAGGCTGCTGCCACAGAACCCTTGTCCTCGGAGCAGGGGGAGATCGAAGAGACGATTGGTTTCTTAGCCCGCCACGGCTCTTTGCACGAATACGAATCGATCCTGCAGATCCTCTATTCCTGCAGCAAACGCCAGGAACGCATTGGCCGCCAAGCGTTGAACGCCTTGCTGCCTGTTCCCATGACAGACGCTCAAATCCGCCAAAAGCTTCTTAATCTCAGTCGCACGGGCTGCCTAGAGGTGGGGGTCAAAAAGCAAGGCACAAGGCTCACTACCTATGGATTCAGGCTTCTAGAAAGTTTGAAGACCCGGGTATAG
- a CDS encoding iron-containing alcohol dehydrogenase gives MNNFVYHNPTELIFGKGQLSQLQDKAKQLGSTVLMVYGGGSIKRSGLYDKVTSLLQGAGCRVLELAGVEPNPRLSTVQKGIDICRQEGVNWILAVGGGSVIDAAKAVAVGVPYEGDVWDFYSRKAAAAKALPLGTVLTLAATGSEMNRGSVITNWETKEKHGGSTTFPTFSILDPENTFSVPRDQTIYGISDIMSHVFEQYFSHTPEIPLQTRFAESIMKTVIENAERVLANPEDYDARANILYCGTMALNGTLPVGVETDWATHSIEHAVSAVYDIPHGGGLAIIFPKWMRYVYHENVARFTRFAVEVWNVDPAGKTDEEVALEGIAATEAFFAKIGAPTRLADYQINDEHLQVMAEKATPFGPIGNFKKLTSEDVAEILRMSL, from the coding sequence GTGAATAACTTTGTTTACCATAATCCTACGGAACTAATTTTCGGGAAAGGACAGCTTTCCCAGCTGCAAGACAAAGCAAAACAACTTGGTTCTACAGTCCTGATGGTGTACGGTGGCGGAAGTATCAAGCGTTCAGGCCTGTACGACAAAGTCACTTCCCTGCTGCAAGGTGCGGGGTGCCGAGTTCTCGAGCTTGCGGGCGTAGAGCCCAACCCTCGTCTCAGCACCGTTCAAAAAGGGATCGATATTTGCAGACAAGAAGGCGTGAACTGGATTTTGGCAGTCGGCGGCGGCAGCGTCATCGATGCAGCCAAAGCGGTAGCCGTCGGAGTGCCTTATGAGGGCGACGTCTGGGATTTTTATTCACGAAAAGCCGCAGCGGCTAAGGCTCTTCCTCTTGGGACTGTCCTGACCTTGGCAGCTACCGGATCGGAAATGAACCGCGGCAGCGTGATCACCAACTGGGAGACGAAGGAAAAGCATGGCGGGTCCACGACCTTCCCTACCTTCTCCATTCTCGATCCGGAGAACACGTTCAGCGTTCCGCGCGATCAGACGATTTACGGAATCAGCGATATCATGTCGCACGTATTCGAACAGTACTTCAGCCATACGCCGGAAATTCCGCTGCAAACCCGTTTTGCGGAGTCCATCATGAAAACCGTGATTGAAAACGCCGAGCGTGTCCTCGCCAATCCGGAAGACTACGATGCGCGCGCGAATATCCTCTATTGCGGTACGATGGCTCTGAACGGCACTCTTCCTGTCGGTGTAGAAACCGACTGGGCGACCCACTCGATCGAGCATGCCGTAAGCGCCGTGTACGATATCCCGCACGGTGGAGGTCTGGCGATCATTTTCCCGAAATGGATGCGCTATGTGTACCATGAAAATGTCGCTCGCTTTACCCGCTTTGCCGTCGAGGTATGGAATGTCGATCCAGCCGGCAAAACCGACGAAGAAGTGGCTCTGGAAGGAATCGCAGCAACCGAAGCCTTCTTTGCCAAAATCGGTGCCCCTACTCGCCTGGCCGACTACCAAATCAATGACGAGCATCTGCAAGTCATGGCAGAAAAAGCGACGCCATTCGGACCGATCGGCAACTTCAAAAAGCTGACGAGCGAAGATGTGGCAGAAATCCTGCGCATGTCCCTGTAA
- the ftsE gene encoding cell division ATP-binding protein FtsE has translation MIEMFDVWKTYPNGTNALKGVNIRIEKGEFVYVVGPSGAGKSTFIKLMYREEKPSKGQIFLGGFNVSRIKERQIPLVRRSIGVVFQDFKLLPTLTVFENVAFAMEVIESNPKQIKPRVMDVLGLVKLKHKAKMLPNELSGGEQQRVALARALVNSPGIIIADEPTGNLDPETSWEIMKLFEEINQRGTTVVMATHNREIVNTMRKRVIAIEAGQIARDEQRGEYGYED, from the coding sequence TTGATCGAGATGTTTGACGTATGGAAAACGTACCCGAACGGCACGAATGCCTTGAAGGGTGTAAACATTCGGATTGAAAAAGGTGAATTTGTGTATGTCGTGGGTCCCAGCGGTGCGGGGAAATCCACATTCATTAAGCTGATGTATCGGGAAGAGAAGCCTTCCAAAGGACAGATTTTTCTGGGCGGCTTCAACGTCAGCCGGATTAAGGAACGGCAAATTCCTTTGGTGCGACGCAGCATTGGCGTTGTATTCCAAGATTTCAAACTGTTGCCGACGCTCACAGTATTCGAAAATGTGGCATTTGCCATGGAAGTAATCGAGAGCAATCCCAAACAAATCAAGCCTCGTGTGATGGATGTTCTGGGGCTGGTGAAGCTGAAGCACAAGGCAAAAATGCTGCCAAATGAGCTCTCGGGCGGTGAGCAGCAGCGTGTCGCTCTGGCGCGTGCGCTTGTCAACAGTCCGGGCATTATCATCGCGGACGAACCGACAGGAAATCTCGACCCGGAGACATCCTGGGAGATCATGAAGCTGTTTGAAGAAATCAATCAGCGTGGAACCACTGTAGTGATGGCTACCCACAATCGTGAAATTGTTAACACCATGAGAAAGCGGGTCATTGCGATTGAAGCGGGGCAAATCGCCCGTGACGAGCAGAGAGGGGAATACGGTTATGAAGATTAG
- a CDS encoding YfcC family protein: protein MEGNKNFLKKSFARLDAYVLLFCILLVCAIATYIVPTGEFDRVKNGSVTVVVPGSYHAVESNPTGFIDFFTAIQTGMVKGAPIIFLVLFTGGALSVLDKTGALNAAILTLVRKLGNKEWLLIILVTAVFSVLGTLGVIVNSVIAFVPLGIMIARAMKLDAIFGVALIYIGVYAGFNTSIAFPGTLGLSQQIAELPLFSGIGYRTIIYLSFVLVTILYIIRYARKLRKNPAQGILGDVPFPSDSGSSAAELDGSILFTTRHKLTLAFTGIVLIAFIACTILFKWDVNEMAGIFIFIAIGVGLINKMSGNDIAKTFLKGCQSLVYGALIVGMARSITVILEDGKFLDTIVYGLATLLEPLSPMAGAVGMFLGSAALHFLISSGSGEAVMLMPLLAPLSDLMNITRQVAVEALMLGEGVVNCINPTSGVLMSILAISGISYGKWLKFMLPLTAIWTVLSIIFIMIGVAINWGPY from the coding sequence ATGGAAGGCAACAAGAATTTCTTGAAGAAGAGCTTTGCTCGCTTAGATGCTTACGTCCTATTATTTTGTATTCTGCTGGTTTGTGCCATCGCTACCTATATCGTCCCGACAGGCGAATTCGATCGCGTGAAAAATGGCAGTGTCACTGTCGTCGTACCTGGAAGCTATCATGCTGTTGAGTCTAACCCGACTGGATTCATTGACTTTTTTACCGCCATTCAGACTGGGATGGTAAAGGGAGCGCCGATTATCTTTTTGGTGCTGTTCACGGGCGGCGCTCTGTCTGTCTTGGACAAGACAGGGGCACTGAATGCGGCGATCCTGACCTTGGTGCGAAAGCTGGGCAATAAAGAGTGGCTGCTGATTATCTTGGTCACCGCGGTGTTTTCCGTTCTGGGTACGCTCGGTGTCATCGTCAACTCGGTGATTGCCTTTGTTCCTTTGGGAATCATGATTGCAAGAGCGATGAAATTGGATGCCATCTTTGGGGTGGCTTTGATCTATATCGGTGTTTACGCAGGCTTCAATACCTCGATTGCCTTTCCGGGTACACTCGGCTTGTCCCAGCAGATTGCAGAGCTTCCGCTGTTTTCCGGGATCGGGTATCGCACGATCATTTACCTGTCCTTTGTGCTCGTGACCATTTTGTACATCATCCGTTACGCACGCAAGCTTCGGAAAAATCCTGCCCAAGGGATTCTGGGAGACGTTCCGTTTCCGTCCGACAGCGGTTCATCCGCGGCAGAATTGGATGGCAGCATTCTCTTTACCACTCGTCACAAGCTGACATTGGCTTTCACCGGCATTGTGCTGATTGCGTTTATCGCCTGCACCATCCTGTTCAAATGGGATGTCAACGAAATGGCGGGGATCTTTATCTTCATTGCCATCGGTGTCGGTCTCATCAACAAAATGAGCGGAAACGATATCGCCAAGACATTCCTGAAGGGGTGTCAGAGCCTCGTTTACGGAGCGTTGATCGTGGGGATGGCCCGCTCGATCACAGTCATTCTGGAAGACGGCAAGTTTCTGGATACCATCGTGTACGGACTGGCGACACTCCTGGAGCCGCTCTCGCCGATGGCAGGAGCTGTGGGGATGTTCCTGGGAAGCGCGGCTTTGCACTTCCTGATCTCGTCCGGCTCAGGTGAAGCCGTCATGCTGATGCCGCTTCTGGCACCGCTGTCCGATCTCATGAACATCACGCGCCAGGTAGCGGTAGAAGCATTGATGCTGGGGGAAGGTGTGGTCAACTGCATCAACCCGACTTCCGGAGTATTGATGAGTATCCTTGCCATCAGTGGAATCTCCTATGGCAAGTGGCTGAAGTTCATGCTTCCGCTGACAGCGATCTGGACGGTCCTCTCCATCATCTTTATCATGATCGGTGTCGCAATCAATTGGGGACCGTACTAA
- the argH gene encoding argininosuccinate lyase: protein MKLWGGRFTKPTNQLVEEYTASISFDQKMWRQDIVGSLAHVAMLGKCGILPMEEVRQIIAGLKKVKEKIERGQAEFLVAHEDVHMNIEKMLIEEIGPVGGKLHTGRSRNDQVATDMHLYLREKLMEIIQLAMYLQEAMIEQAGQHLDTVMPGYTHLQRAQPVLFGYHLMAYVSMLQRDIERMTETWNRVNVLPLGAGALAGTTFPIDRMFVAELLQFDGVYQNSMDAVSDRDFIVEFLADASLLMTHLSRLCEELVIWSSQEFSFVELDDAFCTGSSIMPQKKNPDVAELVRGKTGRVYGNLFGLLTVLKGLPLAYNKDMQEDKEGMFDTVATIHGALALLTPMIQTMQVKTDRMRQAVTNDFSNATDLADYLVRKDMPFRQAHEVVGRAVLYCIEQQKYLLDLSLEEFQGFSGVIGEDVYEALAIETVVNARNVLGGTARNQVEVQIEWYRKKLVDTQAWVDKNSQKVMIESLIDIGSPVQRA, encoded by the coding sequence ATGAAACTCTGGGGAGGACGCTTCACGAAGCCGACGAATCAGCTCGTAGAAGAGTATACTGCTTCTATCTCTTTCGACCAGAAGATGTGGCGTCAGGACATCGTCGGTAGCCTAGCTCACGTAGCGATGCTGGGGAAGTGCGGTATCCTGCCGATGGAGGAAGTACGACAAATCATTGCTGGTCTGAAAAAGGTGAAAGAAAAGATCGAACGTGGGCAGGCTGAGTTCCTCGTTGCTCATGAAGATGTTCACATGAATATTGAAAAGATGCTGATTGAAGAAATCGGTCCGGTGGGGGGCAAGCTCCACACCGGCCGCAGCAGAAACGATCAGGTCGCAACCGATATGCACCTGTACCTCAGAGAAAAGCTGATGGAAATCATCCAATTGGCGATGTACCTGCAGGAAGCGATGATCGAGCAGGCCGGTCAGCATCTGGATACGGTCATGCCGGGTTATACCCATCTGCAGCGCGCGCAGCCGGTCTTGTTCGGCTACCACCTGATGGCGTACGTATCCATGCTGCAGCGTGATATCGAGCGCATGACAGAGACCTGGAACCGAGTGAATGTTCTGCCGCTGGGCGCCGGTGCGCTGGCAGGGACTACGTTCCCGATTGATCGCATGTTTGTAGCGGAATTGCTGCAGTTTGACGGGGTCTATCAAAACAGCATGGACGCTGTCAGCGATCGCGATTTCATCGTCGAGTTTTTAGCGGACGCTTCCCTCCTGATGACGCATCTCTCTCGTTTGTGCGAAGAGCTCGTCATCTGGAGCAGCCAGGAGTTTTCCTTTGTGGAGCTGGACGATGCATTCTGCACGGGCTCCAGCATCATGCCGCAAAAGAAAAATCCGGACGTAGCCGAGCTGGTTCGCGGGAAAACAGGTCGTGTGTACGGCAATCTGTTTGGCCTCTTGACGGTGCTCAAAGGTTTGCCGCTGGCGTACAACAAAGACATGCAGGAAGACAAGGAAGGCATGTTTGATACCGTCGCGACCATTCATGGCGCGCTTGCCCTCCTGACCCCGATGATTCAGACCATGCAGGTCAAAACCGATCGCATGCGCCAAGCAGTGACCAATGACTTCTCGAATGCGACTGACCTGGCTGATTACCTCGTTCGCAAGGATATGCCGTTCCGTCAAGCCCATGAAGTCGTTGGCAGAGCAGTGCTGTACTGCATCGAGCAGCAAAAGTATTTGCTGGATCTGTCGCTGGAGGAGTTCCAAGGCTTTTCGGGTGTGATCGGCGAGGATGTGTACGAAGCACTCGCGATCGAGACAGTCGTCAACGCTCGCAACGTATTGGGCGGCACAGCGCGCAATCAGGTAGAGGTACAGATCGAGTGGTACCGCAAGAAGCTGGTCGATACTCAGGCATGGGTGGACAAAAACAGCCAAAAGGTCATGATTGAATCGCTGATTGACATCGGTTCTCCGGTGCAACGCGCATAG
- a CDS encoding M20 peptidase aminoacylase family protein yields the protein MHKPLAYLDEQRENILQTYQELHALAEPSWQEEKTAAYLRSKLLDAGIPVKRFDGHHGFIAEITGETDEVVALRADMDALVQEVDGVVKPNHSCGHDAHSTLACYSALAIAQCVEKPQKTIRFLFQPAEEKLGGALQMMKDGALENVTKLLGVHLRPENEVPYGKAAPAILHGSSTSLTGTITGLQAHGARPAFGRNVIEAASFLVQALQNIRLEASCPYSVKMTQLQAGGDTSNVIPDRGTFTLDLRAQTNQGMDELRKKTEHAMKQTAELMGVGIEWSWRGIAPAATANADMIATAQKAIAHVLGSENVSDVCVTPGGEDFHFYSLHQPSVASTMIGLGCGLKPVLHHPQMSFDTEALVYGAKILTAAIVEAAHS from the coding sequence CTGCACAAGCCTTTGGCGTACTTGGATGAACAACGTGAGAACATCCTGCAAACTTATCAAGAGCTTCATGCTCTGGCGGAGCCGAGCTGGCAGGAGGAAAAAACGGCGGCATATCTCCGCAGCAAGCTTCTCGATGCGGGGATACCGGTGAAACGTTTTGACGGTCACCACGGATTTATCGCGGAAATCACTGGGGAAACGGACGAAGTAGTGGCGCTCCGAGCGGACATGGATGCTCTCGTCCAAGAAGTGGACGGCGTGGTAAAGCCCAATCACTCGTGCGGTCATGATGCGCATTCGACGCTTGCATGCTACAGTGCGCTTGCGATCGCGCAGTGTGTGGAAAAGCCGCAGAAAACGATCCGGTTTCTCTTTCAGCCCGCAGAAGAAAAGCTGGGTGGCGCGCTTCAGATGATGAAGGACGGAGCTTTGGAAAATGTCACGAAGCTGCTGGGAGTCCATTTGCGACCGGAAAACGAAGTGCCCTATGGCAAAGCCGCTCCGGCGATCTTGCACGGCTCGTCTACCTCTTTGACTGGAACGATTACCGGTCTGCAGGCTCATGGAGCGAGGCCCGCTTTCGGACGCAATGTGATTGAAGCAGCATCGTTTTTGGTTCAGGCGCTGCAAAATATTCGCCTGGAAGCGAGCTGTCCGTATTCGGTGAAAATGACTCAGCTGCAGGCGGGAGGGGATACCTCCAATGTCATACCGGATCGCGGGACATTCACGCTGGACTTGCGAGCGCAAACGAACCAGGGGATGGATGAGCTGCGGAAAAAAACGGAGCACGCGATGAAGCAAACAGCCGAATTAATGGGCGTGGGCATCGAATGGAGCTGGAGAGGAATCGCTCCGGCAGCGACTGCAAACGCTGACATGATCGCCACTGCCCAAAAAGCCATCGCTCATGTCCTGGGCTCCGAGAACGTCTCTGATGTTTGCGTCACACCGGGGGGAGAGGACTTCCACTTCTATTCGCTGCACCAGCCGTCGGTAGCCTCGACGATGATCGGACTCGGCTGTGGACTCAAACCGGTCTTGCACCATCCTCAAATGTCCTTCGATACAGAAGCGCTGGTGTATGGTGCGAAAATCCTGACAGCCGCTATCGTAGAAGCAGCCCATTCATAG
- a CDS encoding DUF4760 domain-containing protein, producing MIPTYQDADMILKIYEQYESERLRAAKAWFHEILGQQEEIEPAIFWAKYPRSSTEFTHFTTLYGFFEMVGVLHKNGLIHPDLLFDMWYINGFYSRMYPIIASWRAEGDIHIAENFERLALAELDWIRKHKGAEFVPRVAYAKHE from the coding sequence ATGATCCCAACGTATCAAGATGCTGACATGATTTTGAAAATCTATGAGCAATATGAGTCAGAGCGTTTGAGAGCTGCAAAAGCCTGGTTTCACGAAATCCTCGGTCAACAAGAAGAGATAGAGCCGGCGATTTTTTGGGCGAAGTACCCGCGGAGCAGCACAGAATTTACTCACTTTACGACGCTGTATGGATTTTTTGAAATGGTGGGTGTCCTGCATAAAAACGGTCTTATACATCCAGATCTATTATTTGATATGTGGTATATCAACGGATTCTACAGCCGGATGTACCCGATCATCGCTTCGTGGAGAGCGGAAGGGGATATCCATATCGCTGAGAATTTTGAACGGCTCGCGCTGGCGGAGCTGGATTGGATCCGAAAGCATAAGGGCGCGGAGTTTGTGCCTCGCGTAGCATATGCAAAGCATGAATAA
- a CDS encoding argininosuccinate synthase — translation MAKDKIVLAYSGGLDTSVAIKWLQDTYNFDVIAVALDVGEGKDLDFVQKKALQVGALKSIVVDAKEAFAEEFVLPALKANAMYEGKYPLVSALSRYLISRVLVEIAEKEGAVAVAHGCTGKGNDQVRFDVSFTALNPDIKIVAPVREWGWTRDEEIEYAKKNNIPIPIDLDNPYSIDQNLWGRSCECGVLEDPWAAPPEGAYDLTKSIADAPDQPEEIEITFVQGKPTALNGEELPLSELILKLNKIAGNHGVGRIDHVENRLVGIKSREVYETPAATTLILAHRELEFLTQPREVAAFKPIVEQKLAQVIYEGLWYSPIRNAVQAFIEETQKHVTGVVRVKLHKGHAIVVGRKSASSLYSHELATYNAGDQFDHKAALGFIKLWGLPTKVYAQVNEGVLHENMNTDIKILDEKDAIKQ, via the coding sequence ATGGCAAAAGATAAAATTGTGTTGGCCTACTCGGGCGGCTTAGATACATCCGTAGCAATTAAATGGCTCCAAGACACATACAACTTCGACGTAATTGCAGTGGCACTGGATGTAGGGGAAGGAAAAGACCTGGATTTCGTACAGAAAAAAGCGCTGCAAGTCGGTGCGCTGAAATCTATCGTGGTAGACGCGAAAGAAGCATTTGCGGAAGAATTCGTACTGCCTGCTTTGAAAGCAAATGCGATGTATGAAGGAAAATATCCACTGGTGTCGGCTCTGTCTCGCTACCTGATCTCCCGCGTGCTGGTAGAGATCGCAGAAAAAGAAGGCGCAGTTGCGGTAGCTCACGGCTGCACCGGAAAAGGAAACGACCAGGTTCGCTTTGATGTATCCTTCACAGCTCTGAACCCGGACATCAAGATTGTGGCTCCTGTACGTGAATGGGGATGGACTCGTGACGAAGAGATCGAGTATGCGAAAAAGAACAACATTCCAATCCCAATCGATCTGGACAATCCTTACAGCATTGACCAAAACCTGTGGGGCAGAAGCTGCGAGTGCGGCGTACTGGAAGATCCATGGGCAGCTCCTCCAGAGGGGGCGTATGATCTGACAAAATCCATCGCGGATGCGCCTGACCAGCCGGAAGAAATCGAAATCACCTTCGTACAGGGTAAGCCGACTGCATTGAACGGCGAAGAGCTGCCGCTGTCCGAGCTGATCCTGAAGCTGAACAAAATCGCGGGCAACCACGGCGTAGGCCGTATCGACCACGTAGAAAACCGTTTGGTTGGTATCAAATCCCGCGAAGTATACGAAACGCCTGCTGCAACGACTCTGATTTTGGCTCACCGTGAGCTGGAATTCCTGACACAGCCTCGTGAAGTAGCAGCATTCAAACCAATCGTGGAACAAAAACTGGCGCAAGTGATCTACGAAGGTCTCTGGTATTCGCCAATCCGCAATGCGGTTCAGGCGTTCATCGAAGAAACGCAAAAACACGTAACAGGTGTTGTTCGTGTGAAACTGCACAAAGGTCATGCGATCGTAGTGGGCCGCAAATCCGCTTCCTCGCTGTACAGCCATGAGCTGGCTACCTACAATGCAGGCGACCAATTCGACCACAAAGCAGCGCTCGGCTTCATCAAGCTGTGGGGCCTGCCAACCAAGGTATATGCACAAGTAAACGAAGGTGTCTTGCATGAAAACATGAACACAGACATCAAGATCTTGGATGAAAAGGATGCGATCAAGCAATGA